The following coding sequences lie in one Musa acuminata AAA Group cultivar baxijiao chromosome BXJ3-1, Cavendish_Baxijiao_AAA, whole genome shotgun sequence genomic window:
- the LOC135628292 gene encoding flavanone 3-dioxygenase F3H2-like, whose amino-acid sequence MAPGTAMLPTNEATLRASFVRDEDERPKVAYNQFSSDIPVISLAGVDDEDGATGGRRAEIRRKIVEACEDWGLFQVLDHGVDAGMISEMTRLARDFFALPPEEKLRFDMSGGKKGGFIVSSHLQGEAVQDWREIVTYFSYPIGARDYSRWPDKPEAWRSVVESYSEKLMGLACKLLEVLSEAMGLDKEALTDACVDMDQKVVVNYYPKCPQPDLTLGLKRHTDPGTITLLLQDQVGGLQATKDGGKTWITVQPVEGAFVVNLGDHGHYLSNGRFKNADHQAVVNSSCSRLSIATFQNPAPEAIVYPLAIREGEKPILDEPITFSEMYRRKMSRDLELANLKNLARAEHQRLELPENANDINVAKAKCLNEILA is encoded by the exons ATGGCCCCCGGCACTGCAATGCTTCCCACGAACGAGGCGACCCTGAGGGCGAGCTTCGTGCGGGACGAGGACGAGCGACCCAAGGTGGCCTATAACCAATTCAGCAGCGACATCCCGGTGATCTCGCTCGCCGGGGTTGACGACGAGGACGGGGCCACCGGCGGGCGGAGGGCGGAGATCCGCCGCAAGATCGTGGAGGCCTGCGAGGACTGGGGCTTATTCCAGGTGCTGGACCATGGAGTGGACGCCGGCATGATCTCCGAGATGACCCGGCTCGCCCGGGATTTCTTCGCGCTACCCCCCGAGGAGAAGCTCCGGTTCGACATGTCCGGCGGAAAAAAGGGAGGCTTCATCGTGTCCAGCCATCTCCAG GGTGAGGCAGTGCAGGACTGGCGAGAGATCGTGACTTACTTCTCGTACCCGATCGGAGCTCGGGACTACTCGAGGTGGCCGGATAAGCCAGAAGCGTGGAGGTCGGTGGTGGAGTCATACAGCGAGAAGCTGATGGGGTTGGCGTGCAAGCTGCTGGAGGTGTTGTCGGAGGCAATGGGGCTCGACAAGGAAGCCCTCACCGATGCCTGCGTAGACATGGATCAGAAGGTGGTGGTCAACTACTACCCCAAGTGCCCCCAGCCCGACCTCACCCTCGGCCTCAAACGCCACACCGATCCCGGCACCATCACCCTCCTCCTCCAAGACCAAGTCGGCGGACTCCAAGCCACCAAGGACGGCGGCAAGACGTGGATCACAGTTCAGCCCGTGGAGGGAGCTTTCGTCGTCAACCTCGGGGACCATGGCCAT TATCTGAGCAACGGGAGGTTCAAGAACGCGGATCATCAGGCGGTGGTGAACTCGAGCTGCAGCAGGCTGTCGATCGCCACGTTTCAGAACCCAGCGCCGGAGGCGATCGTGTATCCCCTGGCGATAAGGGAGGGAGAGAAGCCGATCCTGGACGAGCCCATCACGTTCAGCGAGATGTACCGTAGGAAGATGAGCCGAGATCTCGAGCTTGCCAACCTCAAGAACCTGGCCAGGGCGGAGCATCAGCGGCTGGAGTTGCCGGAGAATGCCAACGACATCAATGTAGCAAAGGCGAAATGCCTAAATGAGATCCTAGCTTAA